From a single Streptomyces sp. NBC_00377 genomic region:
- a CDS encoding FAD-dependent oxidoreductase, producing the protein MLRVAVVGSGPSGVYTAQSLVQQDPEVLVDVLDRLPCPYGLVRYGVAPDHEKIKSLQNNLRAVLEHERVRFLGGIRIGTDGVPPARLRELYHAVVYCVGAAADRHLGVPGEELPGSWSATEFVSWYSAHPDAADDGFLRGARSAVVVGLGNVAVDVTRILARRAAELSPTDMPEAALTALASSGVTEIHMVGRRGPSQARFTTKELRELGGLPDTEIIVDEAELALDPAYGDSAGLPAAQRRNVEVLRAWASAPARGARRRIRLRFFLRPAALLAYDGRVGAVRFERTAPDRHGGVTGTGRYEDIGAQLVLRSVGYRGVPLEGLPFDPERGTVPHLAGRVLREGAVAPGEYVAGWIKRGPTGVIGTNRPCAKETATSLLADGPALLRRELPGDPLGSLRAAGAEPVEWAGWLAIERAEAELGASLGRGVVKLADWAALRTAAGPARTGPRGPRR; encoded by the coding sequence GTGCTGCGTGTCGCCGTCGTCGGCTCAGGGCCGAGTGGGGTCTACACCGCCCAGAGTCTGGTCCAGCAGGACCCCGAGGTGCTCGTCGACGTCCTGGACCGGCTGCCGTGCCCGTACGGGCTCGTGCGGTACGGCGTCGCACCCGACCACGAGAAGATCAAGTCGTTGCAGAACAACCTGCGCGCGGTGCTCGAGCACGAGCGGGTGCGCTTCCTCGGCGGGATCAGGATCGGGACGGACGGGGTGCCGCCGGCCCGGCTGCGCGAGCTGTACCACGCGGTCGTGTACTGCGTGGGCGCCGCGGCCGACCGGCATCTCGGCGTCCCCGGCGAGGAACTGCCCGGGAGCTGGTCGGCGACGGAGTTCGTGTCCTGGTACAGCGCCCATCCGGACGCCGCCGACGACGGCTTCCTGCGGGGCGCCCGCTCGGCCGTGGTGGTGGGCCTGGGGAACGTGGCGGTCGACGTCACCCGGATCCTGGCCCGCAGGGCGGCCGAGCTGAGTCCGACCGACATGCCCGAGGCGGCGCTGACCGCGCTCGCCTCGAGCGGGGTCACCGAGATCCACATGGTGGGGCGGCGCGGCCCGTCCCAGGCCCGTTTCACCACCAAGGAACTGCGTGAGCTGGGTGGCCTGCCGGACACCGAGATCATCGTGGACGAGGCGGAACTGGCACTGGATCCGGCGTACGGCGACTCCGCGGGCCTGCCGGCGGCGCAGCGGCGCAACGTGGAGGTGCTGCGCGCGTGGGCGTCCGCGCCCGCCCGGGGCGCCCGGCGGCGGATCCGGCTGCGGTTCTTCCTGCGGCCCGCGGCACTGCTCGCATACGACGGCCGGGTGGGCGCGGTCCGTTTCGAGCGGACCGCGCCGGACCGGCACGGCGGGGTGACGGGCACCGGCCGTTACGAGGACATCGGGGCGCAGTTGGTGCTGCGGTCGGTGGGCTATCGCGGGGTGCCGCTGGAGGGACTGCCGTTCGATCCGGAGCGGGGCACGGTGCCGCACCTGGCCGGGCGGGTCCTGCGGGAGGGCGCCGTGGCGCCGGGCGAGTACGTGGCCGGCTGGATCAAGCGGGGCCCCACAGGCGTCATCGGCACCAACCGGCCGTGCGCCAAGGAGACGGCGACGTCCCTGCTGGCCGACGGCCCCGCCCTGCTACGACGGGAGCTGCCCGGTGATCCGCTCGGGTCGCTGCGGGCCGCGGGGGCCGAGCCCGTCGAGTGGGCGGGGTGGCTGGCGATCGAACGGGCGGAGGCGGAGCTTGGGGCCTCCCTGGGGCGGGGCGTGGTGAAGCTCGCGGACTGGGCGGCACTGCGGACCGCCGCCGGACCGGCCCGGACCGGTCCACGTGGACCCCGCCGGTGA
- a CDS encoding DUF305 domain-containing protein, whose amino-acid sequence MLVRRVTLVSASLLLALVLTGCDSGTDTKSGAASGPSVIVPGKPGESNRTLSAQDAAGRRVDDDTPNSADVAYARMMIQHHAQALKMTELAPQQAESKSVKGLAARIGAGQGPEIKAMQAWLATYGEEGTSGGHEHTAMPGMATEAQLTELRAARGKAFDALFLTLMITHHGGALSMATDVKAHGNNVRIEEMADDVIAQQTSEITRMRAMQ is encoded by the coding sequence GTGCTCGTCCGTCGCGTGACCCTCGTCTCAGCTTCGCTGCTGCTCGCACTCGTGCTCACGGGGTGCGACTCCGGGACGGACACCAAGTCCGGGGCGGCGAGCGGCCCTTCGGTGATCGTGCCGGGCAAGCCCGGCGAGTCGAACCGGACCCTGTCCGCGCAGGACGCGGCAGGCCGGCGCGTCGACGACGACACGCCCAACTCCGCCGACGTGGCGTACGCCCGGATGATGATCCAGCATCACGCCCAGGCCCTGAAGATGACCGAACTGGCCCCGCAGCAAGCAGAGTCGAAGTCCGTCAAGGGGCTCGCGGCACGGATCGGCGCCGGGCAGGGGCCGGAGATCAAGGCCATGCAAGCCTGGCTCGCGACCTACGGCGAGGAAGGGACGAGCGGCGGGCACGAGCACACGGCGATGCCCGGCATGGCCACCGAGGCACAGCTGACCGAACTCCGCGCAGCGCGTGGCAAGGCGTTCGACGCGCTCTTCCTCACCCTGATGATCACTCATCACGGGGGCGCCCTCAGCATGGCCACGGACGTCAAGGCGCACGGCAACAACGTACGGATCGAGGAGATGGCGGACGACGTGATCGCGCAGCAGACGAGTGAGATCACCCGGATGCGCGCGATGCAGTGA
- a CDS encoding LVIVD repeat-containing protein, translating to MTLLNDLRTRRRRLGVAAACTGLLAALLTTVPAAATPDPGDGPAVEQRVSQDARADAAAAIADGEIPGQDAIVHSSNIEHLVNIPKDALPGTNSDLAFQGKYAFAGNYDGFRIFDISNPKSPKTVAQVLCPGSQNDISVSGDLLFLSTDSSRSDSSCNSTTQPVTEKSSWEGMKVFDISDKANPKYVAAVETACGSHTHTLVPERKNVYVYVSSYSPNAAYPDCQPPHDGISVIKVPRKSPEKAAVVSFPVLFPGEGPDGGGNPGSPTNPGVSKTTGCHDITVLPDKDLAAGACMGDGILFSIKDPEHPKVVDRVQDNVNFAFWHSATFNQKADKVVFTDELGGGGAATCNAATGPDKGADGIYDIVGKGDKRKLVFRSYYKIPRHQADTENCVAHNGSLIPVKGKDIMVQAWYQGGVSVWDFTDSSKPKEIAYFERGPLDTQVMRTGGSWSAYYYNGYIYSNDIAKGFDVLKLSDRRTDPAKRIHMRELNVQTQPDYFD from the coding sequence GTGACCCTGTTGAACGACCTTCGAACGCGCCGCAGACGGCTGGGAGTCGCCGCCGCGTGCACGGGACTCCTGGCCGCGCTTCTGACGACCGTCCCAGCTGCCGCCACCCCCGACCCCGGGGACGGTCCCGCCGTCGAGCAGCGGGTGTCCCAGGACGCCCGGGCCGACGCGGCGGCGGCGATCGCCGACGGCGAGATACCGGGGCAGGACGCGATCGTCCACTCGAGCAACATCGAACACCTGGTGAACATCCCCAAGGACGCGCTGCCCGGCACCAACTCGGACCTCGCCTTCCAGGGCAAGTACGCCTTCGCCGGCAACTACGACGGCTTCCGCATCTTCGACATCAGCAATCCGAAGTCACCGAAGACGGTCGCCCAGGTGCTCTGCCCCGGCTCGCAGAACGACATCTCCGTCTCGGGCGACCTGCTCTTCCTGTCGACCGACTCCTCGCGCAGCGACAGCAGTTGCAACAGCACCACGCAGCCGGTGACCGAGAAGTCCTCCTGGGAGGGCATGAAGGTCTTCGACATCAGCGACAAGGCGAACCCGAAGTACGTCGCCGCCGTCGAGACCGCCTGCGGCTCGCACACCCACACCCTGGTGCCCGAGCGCAAGAACGTCTACGTCTACGTCTCCTCGTACTCGCCGAACGCCGCCTACCCGGACTGCCAGCCCCCGCACGACGGCATCTCGGTCATCAAGGTGCCGCGCAAGTCGCCGGAGAAGGCCGCGGTCGTGAGCTTCCCCGTCCTGTTCCCGGGGGAGGGGCCGGACGGCGGCGGCAACCCGGGCTCGCCCACCAACCCCGGGGTCTCCAAGACGACCGGCTGCCACGACATCACGGTCCTGCCCGACAAGGACCTGGCGGCGGGCGCCTGCATGGGTGACGGAATCCTCTTCTCCATCAAGGACCCGGAGCACCCGAAGGTCGTCGACCGGGTGCAGGACAACGTGAACTTCGCGTTCTGGCACTCGGCGACCTTCAACCAGAAGGCGGACAAGGTCGTGTTCACCGACGAGCTGGGCGGTGGCGGCGCCGCCACCTGCAACGCGGCGACCGGCCCGGACAAGGGCGCCGACGGCATCTACGACATCGTCGGCAAGGGGGACAAGCGCAAGCTCGTCTTCCGCAGCTACTACAAGATCCCCCGCCACCAGGCGGACACCGAGAACTGCGTGGCCCACAACGGCTCGCTGATCCCGGTCAAGGGCAAGGACATCATGGTGCAGGCCTGGTACCAGGGCGGTGTCTCCGTCTGGGACTTCACCGACTCCTCGAAGCCGAAGGAGATCGCCTACTTCGAGCGCGGTCCGCTGGACACCCAGGTGATGAGGACCGGCGGCTCCTGGTCGGCGTACTACTACAACGGGTACATCTACTCGAACGACATCGCCAAGGGCTTCGACGTGCTGAAGCTGAGCGACCGGCGCACGGACCCGGCGAAGCGCATCCACATGCGTGAGCTCAACGTCCAGACACAGCCGGACTACTTCGACTGA
- a CDS encoding TetR/AcrR family transcriptional regulator translates to MSPRSASVNEELRRRSRERLLQAAVELVSERGYEATTLGDIADRAGSARGLVSYYFPGKRQLVQSAVHRLMHRTLEEALEREPRTEDGRERMARAIDGILGLARDRTVLMRQHMAGLLQAEGFVQCPEQQRLAELLRETAARHGSQDVDHDYPMLRSQLMGAVYAMVLPNVPLPLTTLRAELFARYRLDWEQGVPPDAEATGGTTDTDLSRFFATEAPTGDQSK, encoded by the coding sequence ATGTCCCCGCGCAGCGCCTCGGTCAATGAAGAATTGCGGCGGCGTTCCCGCGAGCGGCTGCTTCAGGCCGCGGTGGAGCTCGTGAGCGAGCGCGGTTACGAGGCGACGACGCTCGGTGACATCGCGGACCGGGCCGGCTCGGCGCGCGGTCTGGTGTCGTACTACTTTCCCGGCAAGCGTCAGCTGGTCCAGTCGGCCGTGCACCGGCTGATGCACCGCACGCTGGAAGAGGCGCTGGAGCGGGAGCCGCGCACCGAGGACGGCCGGGAGCGGATGGCTCGGGCCATCGACGGCATCCTGGGGCTCGCCCGGGACCGTACGGTGCTGATGCGCCAGCACATGGCGGGGCTGCTACAGGCCGAGGGCTTCGTACAGTGCCCGGAGCAGCAGCGGCTGGCGGAGCTGCTGCGGGAGACCGCCGCCCGGCACGGTTCCCAGGACGTCGATCACGACTACCCGATGCTGCGTTCCCAGCTCATGGGAGCCGTCTACGCGATGGTGCTGCCGAACGTGCCCCTGCCGCTCACGACGCTGCGCGCCGAACTGTTCGCGCGCTACCGGCTCGACTGGGAGCAGGGGGTCCCGCCGGACGCCGAGGCGACCGGCGGGACCACCGACACCGATCTGTCGCGGTTCTTCGCGACGGAGGCGCCGACCGGCGATCAGTCGAAGTAG
- a CDS encoding phosphatase PAP2 family protein: MHTPSVDSPPRSSAVRTTLRTALALGVCSALLLVLVAAAWHPLVSVDGDISRTTHRWAVADPDVTQVCRILTDWVWDPLTMRLLGAAVAVWLVWRHADWWTAGWLVVASAMGTLIQQALKAGVGRARPVWPDPVDSAHYAAYPSGHALTATVVFGLLLWLLHRHGASPVLWRTALAVALVSVVGVGLTRIWLGVHWPSDVLGGWLLGAMLVALAIAAHQRRHP, encoded by the coding sequence ATGCACACCCCGTCCGTCGACTCCCCGCCCCGCTCCTCGGCCGTGCGCACGACGCTGCGGACCGCCCTGGCTCTGGGGGTGTGCTCCGCGCTGCTCCTCGTCCTGGTCGCGGCCGCGTGGCACCCCCTGGTCTCCGTCGACGGCGACATCTCCCGCACCACCCACCGCTGGGCGGTCGCCGACCCCGACGTCACCCAGGTCTGCCGCATCCTCACGGACTGGGTCTGGGACCCGTTGACCATGCGTCTGCTGGGAGCCGCGGTCGCCGTGTGGCTGGTGTGGCGGCACGCGGACTGGTGGACGGCCGGGTGGCTGGTCGTCGCCTCCGCGATGGGCACGCTGATCCAGCAGGCCCTCAAGGCCGGGGTGGGCCGCGCCCGTCCGGTCTGGCCCGATCCGGTCGACTCCGCCCACTACGCGGCGTACCCCTCCGGACACGCGCTGACCGCGACGGTGGTGTTCGGCCTCCTGCTGTGGCTGCTGCACCGGCACGGCGCCTCCCCCGTCCTGTGGCGTACGGCGCTGGCGGTGGCGCTGGTCTCCGTGGTGGGCGTGGGACTGACCCGGATCTGGCTCGGTGTGCACTGGCCCTCCGACGTCCTCGGCGGCTGGCTGCTGGGCGCCATGCTGGTGGCGCTGGCGATCGCGGCCCATCAGCGCCGGCATCCGTGA
- a CDS encoding DUF3883 domain-containing protein: MNSTERTAVELAIRYEQSQGRHVTDVGDSWRPGLSGKVRAWTQARHPGARSFTCDLVSCEPDGGIARLIEVKGRRGRRTSVSILDRQRKAMLDLGPDWWLYVVLDCETAPVLVVVREPGRLPWQLVTPAPELPEGQYRGVGDEGLWHTMPADVLALGEQVGVPL; the protein is encoded by the coding sequence ATGAACTCGACTGAGCGCACTGCCGTTGAACTGGCCATCCGCTACGAGCAATCACAGGGCCGCCACGTCACCGACGTCGGTGACAGCTGGCGTCCAGGCCTCTCCGGGAAAGTTCGAGCGTGGACTCAAGCGCGTCATCCTGGTGCCCGCAGCTTCACGTGTGACTTGGTGTCGTGTGAACCGGACGGCGGGATCGCCCGGTTGATCGAGGTCAAGGGCAGGCGGGGGCGCCGCACATCGGTTTCGATCCTGGACCGGCAGCGGAAGGCGATGCTCGACCTCGGGCCGGACTGGTGGTTGTACGTGGTGCTGGATTGTGAGACGGCCCCGGTCCTCGTCGTGGTCCGGGAGCCGGGCAGGTTGCCCTGGCAGTTGGTCACTCCCGCACCGGAGCTGCCGGAAGGGCAGTACCGCGGGGTGGGCGATGAGGGCCTATGGCACACGATGCCTGCGGACGTCCTCGCCCTGGGAGAGCAGGTCGGTGTTCCCTTGTGA